Sequence from the Dehalococcoidia bacterium genome:
CTTTTTCAGATGGTTGTGAAATTGTAAGCGCGCACGCCAATTGTTTAAATTAATTGTAGCTAAAATCCGGTCCGCAGGCGGACATGTGACGATAAAGCCACTCTCGTCCTTTGTTACTCTGGGGCGCTGCGAAACCGGCGGTAAAGGTTTTATGTATTTGAGCCCGCGTGGCTGCATTTCCCCTACGCTCGTATCCGTATAGTTATCTAAAAGATGATATAAATCATCAAGTCCTTCACCCGTGGCTGACGATAGTAAAAAAGGCTCCGCACCTATTTCTGCCCGCAACAGTTCTCTCTGTGCTTCAAATCGTTCTTTGACTTCAGGGATGTCCGCTTTTGTAACAATTACAAACCTTGGTTTCTCAATTAGACCTGCATTATGAAGAATAAGCTCTTGATTAATTGTCTTGTAATCAAGAACAAAATCGTCTGAAAGCCCATCAATTAGCTGAAGCAAAATAGCAGACCGTTCGCAATGGCGAAGAAACTCTAACCCAAGTCCTTTGCCCAAATGTGCATTTTCGATAAGTCCGGGAATATCTAACATGACTAGAGAACCTGTTGAAACTTTGACCACCCCTAAAATAGGCTCAAGAGTGGTAAACGGATAATCTCCTATTTTTGAATTCGCTCTGGTGACAACATTCAGTAATGAAGACTTCCCTGCATTGGGCAATCCGACTAAGCCAACGTCCGCTAATAATTTAATTTCCAGATAAATGTCCCTCTCTTCACCTGGCTCTCCACCAATAGCAATTAACGGTTCTTGATTAACCGAGCTTGCAAAGTG
This genomic interval carries:
- the obgE gene encoding GTPase ObgE encodes the protein MEDTKRLMVIAGAGGNGSVSFLREKFRPNGGPDGGDGGDGGPIILRGRQNLRSLNHLEGVNKIIGEDGLPGKSKQRTGRKGKPSFLDVPLGTVVWSIDLNEEKQRLTEVLEDGEKILIAYGGQGGIGNTHFASSVNQEPLIAIGGEPGEERDIYLEIKLLADVGLVGLPNAGKSSLLNVVTRANSKIGDYPFTTLEPILGVVKVSTGSLVMLDIPGLIENAHLGKGLGLEFLRHCERSAILLQLIDGLSDDFVLDYKTINQELILHNAGLIEKPRFVIVTKADIPEVKERFEAQRELLRAEIGAEPFLLSSATGEGLDDLYHLLDNYTDTSVGEMQPRGLKYIKPLPPVSQRPRVTKDESGFIVTCPPADRILATINLNNWRARLQFHNHLKKMGVMEALIRAKIEEGDTVFLGGYEFTWE